One region of Quercus lobata isolate SW786 chromosome 2, ValleyOak3.0 Primary Assembly, whole genome shotgun sequence genomic DNA includes:
- the LOC115977885 gene encoding glycolipid transfer protein 3 — translation MKRRREMEKGSEIKSAIEELSMMVKLKPSDNHDAAAHIPTKPFLYVCNLFVQVLDKIGPTMAVLRHDINQNIQRLEMVHESDPLLNSNLVEILKKEASEGNARKAKSCSKAFLWLTRSMDFTVALLQNLARDPEQSMVEAVEESYNLTLKPWHGWISSAALKVALKLVPDNKTFTNLLMGKDDNYETLKEQMHTFISLLLPFLEEIHSILRVYNLDRLKST, via the exons ATGAAGAGGAGAAGAGAGATGGAGAAGGGATCAGAGATAAAGTCTGCCATTGAAGAGCTCTCTATGATGGTCAAACTTAAACCTAGTGATAATCATGATGCTGCTGCTCACATCCCCACAAAGCCTTTTCTTTATGTCTGCAACTTGTTTGTTCAAGTTCTTG ATAAGATTGGACCAACAATGGCTGTTCTGAGACATGACATAAATCAGAATATTCAG AGATTGGAAATGGTGCATGAATCCGATCCTTTACTGAATTCAAATTTGGTTGAGATATTGAAGAAAGAGGCCAGTGAAGGCAATGCAAGAAAAGCTAAAAGCTGTAGTAAAGCCTTTCTTTGGCTTACCAG ATCCATGGATTTTACTGTGGCATTATTACAAAACTTAGCAAGAGATCCTGAGCAGAGCATGGTAGAAGCAGTAGAAGAGTCTTACAACCTCACTTTGAAGCCATGGCATGGATGGATATCATCAGCTGCTTTGAAA GTAGCTCTAAAACTAGTGCCTGATAACAAAACCTTCACCAATCTCCTAATGGGAAAAGATGATAACTATGAGACCCTTAAAGAGCAAATGCACACCTTTATTTCATTACTTTTGCCTTTTCTAGAGGAAATCCACTCTATCCTG AGGGTGTATAACTTGGACAGGTTAAAGTCTACCTAA